Proteins encoded within one genomic window of Halodesulfurarchaeum formicicum:
- a CDS encoding antibiotic biosynthesis monooxygenase family protein, whose protein sequence is MIVVQNRFEIAPGYEDEFVERFSERRGEVESQPGFHHFQLLSPATEDTETFVSMSYWESLSAYQAWTESEAFERAHDRDAPREMFERHPTLEIHEVELEAGQFTTDA, encoded by the coding sequence ATGATCGTCGTCCAGAACCGCTTCGAGATCGCCCCGGGCTACGAGGATGAGTTCGTCGAACGCTTCAGCGAGCGTCGCGGCGAAGTCGAGTCCCAGCCGGGTTTTCACCACTTCCAACTACTCAGTCCCGCCACCGAGGACACCGAGACTTTCGTCTCGATGAGCTACTGGGAGTCACTGTCGGCCTACCAGGCCTGGACCGAGAGCGAGGCGTTCGAGCGAGCCCACGACCGGGACGCCCCACGGGAGATGTTCGAGCGCCACCCCACCCTGGAGATCCACGAGGTCGAACTCGAAGCGGGCCAGTTCACAACCGACGCCTGA
- the uvrB gene encoding excinuclease ABC subunit UvrB, with the protein MSDSAGPLSPDRPDVDRSFRVEAPFDPAGDQPDAIDALVEGFQSGMDTQTLLGVTGSGKTNTVSWTVEQLDVPTLVIAHNKTLAAQLYEEFSQLFPENAVEYFVSYYDYYQPEAYVEQSDTYIDKDASINEEIDRLRHSATRSLLTREDVIVVASVSAIYGLGDPTNYEEMALRLEQGDRIDREELLASLVDLNYERNDVDFTQGTFRVRGDTVEIFPMYGRYAVRVEFWGDEIDRLSKLDPLEQRVVSAEPATLIHPAEHYSLPEERLESAIEGIEEDMKERVRYFERQGDLVAAQRIEERTTFDLEMLQETGYCSGIENYALYLSDRESGEAPYTLLDYFPDDFLTVIDESHRTVPQIRGQHEGDRSRKESLVENGFRLPTAFDNRPLTFEEFEARTDRTLYVSATPGEYEREQSGQVVEQIVRPTYLLDPAVEVASAENQIDDLLARIDDRVEADERVLVTTLTKRMAEDLTEYLEEAGVAVEYMHDETDTLERHELVRGLRLGEFDVLVGINLLREGLDIPEVSLVAILDADRQGFLRSRTSLIQTMGRAARNLEGEVVLYADTVTDAMDDAIEETRRRREIQREFNETHDVEASTIDKPVGEIDLPGSGEATDSISGRDPENEAEAAALIEELESRMEAAAADLEFELAADIRDRIRTLNREFDLDAGIEPDEETVPVDPNG; encoded by the coding sequence ATGAGCGACTCGGCAGGCCCACTCTCTCCGGACCGACCGGACGTCGACCGGTCGTTTCGGGTCGAGGCCCCCTTCGATCCGGCCGGCGATCAGCCCGACGCCATCGACGCGCTGGTCGAGGGCTTCCAGTCGGGGATGGACACACAGACACTCCTGGGGGTGACCGGCTCCGGGAAGACCAATACCGTCTCCTGGACGGTCGAACAGCTCGACGTGCCCACGCTTGTCATCGCCCACAACAAGACCCTGGCGGCCCAACTTTACGAGGAGTTCAGCCAGTTGTTCCCCGAAAACGCCGTCGAGTATTTCGTCTCCTATTACGATTACTACCAGCCCGAGGCCTACGTCGAGCAGTCCGACACCTACATCGACAAGGACGCCTCGATCAACGAGGAAATCGACCGACTCAGACACTCCGCGACGCGTTCGCTGCTCACCAGAGAGGACGTGATCGTCGTGGCCTCCGTCTCGGCCATCTACGGGCTCGGGGACCCGACGAACTACGAGGAGATGGCACTGCGCCTCGAACAGGGTGATCGCATCGATCGCGAGGAACTGCTTGCCTCGCTGGTCGATCTCAACTACGAGCGAAACGACGTGGATTTCACCCAGGGCACGTTCCGCGTGCGAGGTGACACCGTCGAGATCTTCCCCATGTACGGCCGCTATGCCGTCCGGGTAGAGTTCTGGGGCGACGAGATCGACCGGCTCTCGAAACTCGACCCCCTCGAACAACGTGTGGTCTCGGCGGAACCGGCGACGCTGATCCACCCGGCCGAGCACTACTCGCTGCCCGAGGAACGCCTCGAATCGGCCATCGAGGGGATCGAGGAAGACATGAAAGAACGGGTCCGGTACTTCGAGCGTCAGGGTGATCTGGTCGCCGCCCAGCGCATCGAGGAGCGCACGACCTTCGACCTGGAGATGCTCCAGGAGACCGGCTACTGTTCGGGCATCGAGAACTACGCGCTGTATCTCTCCGATCGGGAGTCCGGCGAGGCCCCCTACACCTTGCTGGATTACTTCCCCGATGACTTCCTGACTGTCATCGACGAGTCCCACCGCACCGTGCCGCAGATCCGGGGTCAACACGAGGGCGACCGCTCGCGCAAGGAATCCCTGGTCGAGAATGGGTTCCGGTTGCCGACGGCCTTTGACAATCGGCCCCTGACCTTCGAGGAGTTCGAGGCCCGGACCGATCGCACGCTCTATGTCAGTGCGACGCCGGGCGAGTACGAGCGCGAGCAATCCGGCCAGGTCGTCGAACAGATCGTCCGGCCGACCTACCTGCTCGATCCTGCTGTCGAGGTCGCGTCGGCCGAAAATCAGATCGACGATCTGCTCGCCCGAATCGACGACCGGGTCGAGGCAGACGAACGCGTGCTCGTCACCACCCTCACCAAGCGGATGGCCGAGGACCTCACCGAATACCTCGAAGAAGCGGGGGTCGCGGTGGAGTACATGCACGACGAGACCGACACCCTCGAACGCCACGAACTCGTGCGTGGCCTCAGATTGGGCGAATTCGACGTGCTGGTCGGGATCAACCTGCTCCGCGAGGGACTGGACATCCCCGAGGTCTCGCTGGTCGCGATCCTCGATGCCGACCGCCAGGGCTTCCTCCGCTCTCGCACCTCGCTGATTCAGACGATGGGTCGGGCCGCCCGCAACCTGGAAGGCGAGGTCGTCCTCTACGCCGATACGGTGACCGACGCGATGGACGACGCGATCGAGGAGACCCGCCGTCGGCGGGAGATCCAGCGGGAGTTCAACGAGACCCACGACGTCGAAGCCAGCACGATCGACAAGCCAGTCGGCGAGATCGATCTCCCGGGCTCCGGCGAGGCGACGGATTCCATCTCGGGACGGGACCCCGAGAACGAGGCGGAAGCCGCCGCCCTCATCGAGGAGTTGGAGTCCCGGATGGAGGCCGCCGCCGCGGACCTGGAGTTCGAACTCGCGGCGGACATTCGCGATCGGATCCGGACTCTCAACCGGGAGTTCGACCTCGACGCCGGGATCGAACCGGACGAGGAGACAGTTCCCGTGGACCCAAACGGGTAA
- a CDS encoding AEC family transporter, which yields MPTSLSGAFTTAVMPIIAVAVVGYLFARVYDVDIDPLNTVGLYVMIPALAFHSIATTPLGGGEVLKLTAGVLAYAAIMVVIAGAVGRFLGTSEALLGALILASAFPNSGFIGIPLSEFAFGAIGRTMAVLYLTVQNVVVYTLGVYIASRGTDRDPRESVREIFRLPLIYAVILAVLFRALGVLPADGSATAGAIMATIQMVGDAAIPLMLLIVGMKLAETDIQALSKTVTPTVLKLGVAPIVAFAIALVLGFENVTVARTFVIESATPAATVPLALLIEYSPEVGPDEIDPAEYLSTVIFVTTVLSIGVLTGLVYVLQAGLVF from the coding sequence ATGCCGACGAGTTTGAGTGGCGCGTTTACGACAGCGGTGATGCCGATCATCGCCGTCGCCGTGGTGGGCTATCTCTTCGCGCGTGTCTATGACGTCGACATCGACCCGCTGAACACCGTCGGCCTCTATGTCATGATTCCGGCCCTGGCGTTTCACAGCATCGCCACCACCCCGCTTGGCGGGGGCGAGGTCCTGAAACTGACCGCGGGCGTCCTCGCGTACGCGGCCATCATGGTGGTGATCGCCGGCGCTGTCGGTCGGTTCCTCGGGACTTCCGAGGCCCTGCTCGGGGCGTTGATACTGGCAAGCGCGTTCCCGAACTCCGGGTTCATCGGCATTCCCCTCTCCGAGTTCGCGTTCGGGGCGATCGGTCGCACGATGGCGGTTCTCTATCTCACCGTCCAGAACGTCGTCGTCTATACCCTCGGGGTCTACATCGCCTCCCGCGGGACCGATCGGGACCCTCGCGAGTCCGTCCGCGAGATCTTTCGGCTGCCACTTATCTACGCCGTTATTCTCGCCGTCCTGTTCAGGGCGTTGGGCGTACTGCCGGCGGATGGCAGCGCGACCGCGGGAGCCATTATGGCGACGATTCAGATGGTCGGCGACGCCGCTATCCCCCTCATGCTCCTCATCGTGGGGATGAAACTCGCGGAGACGGACATCCAGGCGCTCTCGAAGACGGTCACGCCGACCGTTCTCAAACTCGGCGTGGCGCCGATCGTGGCGTTCGCAATTGCGCTGGTGCTGGGCTTCGAGAACGTCACCGTCGCCCGCACGTTCGTCATCGAGAGCGCGACGCCGGCCGCCACGGTGCCCCTCGCCTTACTCATCGAGTACAGCCCCGAGGTCGGCCCCGACGAGATCGACCCGGCCGAGTACCTGAGCACCGTGATTTTCGTCACGACCGTGCTCAGTATCGGCGTCCTCACCGGTCTCGTCTACGTCCTCCAGGCCGGGCTGGTGTTTTGA